TCGGGGGACATTTCGCTCGAGGTCGAACTCGCCGACACCGACATCAGAGTATCCGTGAACCCCAGGCTCACCGCGATGAAGCCGAACTGCTTCTGGTTCTGCAGGTATTCCATGAAGCGGTTGGCGCGCTCCTCCGTTTTCAAATCCAGCGAGAACAGCCCGCCCCAGCCGTAGCCCTCGTTGCGCAGGCCCGCCAGCCGCTGGTGGTGCGGGTGCGTCTTCAGGCCCGGGTAGTGCACGCGCACGCCGCGGCTCTCA
This DNA window, taken from Candidatus Krumholzibacteriia bacterium, encodes the following:
- a CDS encoding PLP-dependent transferase, with product ESRGVRVHYPGLKTHPHHQRLAGLRNEGYGWGGLFSLDLKTEERANRFMEYLQNQKQFGFIAVSLGFTDTLMSVSASSTSSEMSPEDLERAGISPGLLRISAGITGTLEQRLEQLDDAISETLR